In Streptomyces sp. NBC_01707, a genomic segment contains:
- a CDS encoding ABC transporter substrate-binding protein yields the protein MVMKTRRSRATVFGLAATLAAGLLAGCSGVSGADQEADNRITVWSQENLPPRMAATQKVVSRFEKETGVKVDLVGVDEAQLPQLIMSAAAAGKLPDVIGAVPMGQVWQMYGNGLLNTEVADKIVKDLHPDTFNSNALSLTEDHGTRLGVPSDAWLQLVVYRKDLFAKAGLKAPDSYASALKAAAALDRNGRYGVSLATDPSDVFTQQSFEDLALANDCQLVDGQGEPALDSPACRAAFTAYDDLARKHGAPGTQSVDTTRATYFSGQSTMMVWSSFLLDELAGLRSDALPSCPECKKDPKFLARNTGVVTSLQGPDGEAPAQFGEITSWAVTKTAETGPSEKFIEYMMGKGYTDWFGMAPEGKIPVRTGTPDAPGSFQRAWRSSVMGVDRHESMQKAYPSALLDQLVTGVSDMKRWGLTQGQGTLVGATNGELPVAKAIGAMTGGQLSPAEAAKEANDEVAALQKSLQ from the coding sequence ATGGTGATGAAGACCCGACGGTCGAGGGCGACCGTGTTCGGGCTCGCCGCGACCCTTGCCGCAGGCCTGCTAGCAGGCTGCTCAGGCGTCTCAGGTGCCGATCAGGAAGCCGACAACCGGATCACGGTGTGGTCGCAGGAGAACCTGCCGCCGCGGATGGCCGCGACGCAGAAGGTGGTCAGCCGGTTCGAGAAGGAGACGGGCGTAAAGGTCGATCTCGTCGGCGTGGACGAGGCCCAGCTGCCGCAGCTGATCATGTCCGCAGCCGCCGCCGGAAAGCTTCCGGATGTGATCGGCGCCGTGCCGATGGGCCAGGTCTGGCAGATGTACGGCAACGGACTGCTCAACACCGAAGTTGCGGACAAGATCGTCAAGGACCTGCACCCGGATACGTTCAACAGCAACGCGCTGTCGCTCACCGAGGACCACGGCACCCGCCTCGGCGTCCCCTCCGACGCCTGGCTCCAGCTCGTCGTCTACCGCAAGGACCTGTTCGCCAAGGCCGGACTCAAGGCGCCCGACAGCTACGCAAGCGCGCTGAAAGCAGCAGCCGCCCTCGACCGCAACGGCCGGTACGGCGTCTCCCTCGCCACCGATCCGTCGGACGTCTTCACCCAGCAGAGCTTCGAGGACCTGGCGCTGGCGAACGACTGCCAGCTCGTGGACGGACAGGGCGAACCGGCCCTCGACTCACCGGCGTGCCGAGCGGCCTTCACCGCCTACGACGACCTGGCACGCAAACATGGAGCGCCAGGAACCCAGAGCGTCGACACCACCCGCGCCACCTATTTCTCCGGCCAGTCCACCATGATGGTCTGGTCCTCCTTCCTCCTGGACGAGCTGGCAGGCCTGCGCTCCGACGCACTCCCGAGCTGCCCGGAATGCAAGAAGGACCCGAAGTTCCTCGCCCGCAACACCGGCGTCGTCACATCCCTGCAGGGCCCCGACGGTGAGGCACCCGCCCAGTTCGGTGAGATCACCTCATGGGCCGTCACCAAGACCGCCGAGACCGGACCCTCCGAGAAGTTCATCGAATACATGATGGGCAAGGGGTACACGGACTGGTTCGGCATGGCCCCCGAAGGCAAGATCCCGGTTCGCACCGGCACCCCCGACGCACCCGGCTCCTTCCAGCGCGCGTGGCGCTCCAGTGTCATGGGCGTCGACCGCCACGAATCCATGCAGAAGGCCTACCCGTCGGCGCTCCTCGACCAGCTCGTCACCGGTGTGAGCGACATGAAGCGATGGGGCCTCACCCAGGGGCAGGGCACCCTTGTCGGCGCCACCAACGGCGAACTGCCCGTTGCCAAAGCCATCGGTGCGATGACCGGCGGACAGCTCTCGCCCGCCGAGGCCGCCAAGGAGGCCAACGACGAAGTGGCCGCCCTCCAGAAATCCCTCCAGTAG
- a CDS encoding carbohydrate ABC transporter permease, with protein sequence MSRAQFEERFFGILRWVVIAFLAAITIVPFYYMLMLSVKPIDALLLNPGNLWVTAKDFTLATYESVLKPTSEGGQGFLDMLLNSALVAIATVLLTLAAAVPGAYAVSRLKFFGSRHVSALFLAVYLFPATLLAVPLFVMFAKMGLSGSLVGLAIVYIAQTVPVSIYMLKNYFATIPFTIEEAAAIDGASRLQTVRRIILPLALPTLMATGLYVFMIAWNEFLFALLFLAADPGKWTVSLGLQQLANGIEVSKTVLMAGSVILTIPVVLLFFAAERLLTEGLTSGADKG encoded by the coding sequence CTGAGTCGCGCCCAGTTCGAGGAGCGGTTCTTCGGGATACTGCGCTGGGTCGTGATCGCGTTCCTGGCTGCGATCACGATCGTGCCCTTCTACTACATGCTGATGCTGTCGGTGAAGCCCATCGACGCACTGCTGCTGAATCCCGGCAACCTCTGGGTCACGGCCAAGGACTTCACCCTCGCCACATACGAGAGTGTTCTCAAACCCACCTCCGAGGGTGGTCAGGGCTTCCTCGACATGCTGCTCAACTCGGCACTCGTCGCCATTGCCACGGTGCTGCTCACCCTGGCAGCCGCGGTGCCCGGCGCCTACGCCGTCAGCCGCCTGAAATTCTTCGGCAGCCGGCATGTCAGCGCGCTCTTCCTGGCCGTCTACCTCTTCCCGGCCACTCTGCTCGCCGTCCCGCTCTTCGTGATGTTCGCGAAGATGGGTCTCTCGGGCAGCCTCGTCGGCCTGGCCATCGTCTACATCGCGCAGACCGTGCCGGTGTCGATCTACATGCTGAAAAACTACTTCGCGACCATCCCCTTCACCATCGAGGAGGCCGCCGCGATCGACGGCGCCTCCCGGCTGCAGACCGTGCGCAGGATCATCCTGCCCCTCGCGCTGCCGACGCTGATGGCCACCGGACTTTACGTCTTCATGATCGCCTGGAACGAATTCCTCTTCGCCCTCCTCTTCCTGGCAGCCGACCCGGGCAAGTGGACGGTCTCGCTCGGACTTCAGCAGCTGGCCAACGGCATCGAGGTGTCGAAGACCGTTCTGATGGCCGGGTCCGTGATCCTCACCATCCCCGTGGTACTGCTGTTCTTCGCAGCTGAACGCCTTCTCACCGAGGGGCTGACCAGCGGCGCGGACAAGGGCTGA
- a CDS encoding trehalase family glycosidase, whose amino-acid sequence MTLLLQTPVPAAVDNLTLRRGAARVLFTNWTGGSTVPSRGLYPHQWSWDSAFIAIGLRHLSVRRAQRELETLVGAQWADGRIPHIVFNPAVPLDAYFPSPDFWRSSRDGAAAGAPAGVETSGIVQPPAHALAAWLVHRSDPEASRRRGFLPRMYGHLAAWHDYLTGARNLGGGGLAAMVHPWEPGMDNSPCWDGPLQRVEPAAAGSYRRADLDHGQPAERPTDLDYGRYVRLATDYRDSGYADQGGRHAFAVEDPCVNALLIVSEHALARIAAETGADPAPHEHRAARLTEALVERLWSPEDGMFLCRDLVGGGLLAERSVAGLVPLIVPGLPQDVVDSLLRTATGPGFRLGAIPMVPSYDITRPAFDPSRYWRGPAWFNTNWLLERGLRQYGQVRAADRLRTSILAAAGACDFAEYVDPFTAQARGTSDFGWTAALTLDLLAAAPSAGNTSRTTDPSNGERT is encoded by the coding sequence GTGACGCTGCTGCTCCAGACTCCCGTGCCCGCCGCCGTCGACAACCTGACTCTTCGACGCGGCGCGGCACGGGTCCTGTTCACCAACTGGACGGGCGGTTCCACCGTCCCGTCCCGCGGCCTGTATCCCCACCAGTGGAGCTGGGACTCGGCCTTCATCGCCATCGGCCTGCGCCATCTGTCCGTACGGCGTGCTCAGCGCGAGCTGGAGACGCTGGTCGGGGCCCAGTGGGCCGACGGACGGATTCCGCACATCGTCTTCAATCCCGCGGTCCCCCTCGACGCCTATTTCCCGAGCCCCGATTTCTGGCGCTCCTCTCGCGACGGCGCGGCAGCGGGAGCTCCAGCAGGTGTCGAGACCTCCGGCATCGTGCAACCCCCCGCACACGCACTCGCCGCCTGGCTCGTCCACCGGTCCGACCCCGAGGCGTCGCGCCGCCGCGGATTCCTGCCTCGCATGTACGGACATCTGGCGGCCTGGCACGACTACCTCACGGGCGCCCGCAACCTGGGCGGTGGGGGTCTCGCCGCCATGGTGCATCCGTGGGAGCCCGGCATGGACAACAGTCCGTGCTGGGACGGTCCCCTGCAACGTGTCGAACCGGCCGCGGCGGGCTCCTACCGGCGCGCCGACCTCGACCACGGACAGCCTGCGGAGCGCCCCACCGATCTGGACTACGGCCGATACGTGCGCCTCGCCACCGACTACCGCGACAGCGGATACGCGGACCAAGGCGGCCGGCACGCCTTCGCGGTCGAGGACCCCTGTGTCAACGCGCTGCTGATCGTCTCGGAACACGCACTCGCGCGCATCGCCGCCGAGACCGGTGCCGATCCCGCGCCCCACGAACACCGGGCCGCCCGTCTGACCGAGGCACTGGTGGAGCGGCTCTGGTCACCCGAAGACGGAATGTTTCTCTGCCGCGACCTGGTGGGCGGCGGACTCCTCGCCGAACGCAGCGTCGCCGGGCTCGTCCCTCTCATCGTGCCCGGGCTCCCGCAGGACGTCGTGGACTCACTGCTCCGCACTGCCACGGGCCCAGGTTTCCGGCTCGGCGCGATCCCGATGGTCCCGTCGTACGACATCACCCGGCCTGCCTTCGACCCGTCCCGCTACTGGCGCGGACCGGCCTGGTTCAACACCAACTGGCTGCTGGAACGGGGCCTACGCCAATACGGACAGGTTCGTGCGGCGGACCGACTGCGCACCTCAATACTCGCAGCTGCGGGGGCCTGCGATTTCGCTGAGTACGTGGATCCCTTCACCGCGCAGGCCCGCGGCACCAGCGACTTCGGGTGGACGGCCGCCCTCACCCTCGATCTGCTGGCAGCTGCCCCGTCCGCGGGAAACACCAGCCGCACCACCGACCCCTCGAACGGAGAGCGAACGTGA
- a CDS encoding carbohydrate ABC transporter permease encodes MSTIQSAAKKRRYRPQTSSRRENRAGLAFVTPTFLVVLVVVILPILWTVLLAFQNSKLVNIQENGLFGRWTLDNFEQVFGSPGFWSSLGTTLLYTIGATAGSVILGLVAALALRRPFRGRGALRAAMLLPYVAPVVAVSFVWEVALSPQYGIVNEWGRRLFGWDDPIAFLSTRSYEVGLLGVHFDIPLALLTVIAFETWRYFPFAFLFMLARLQAVPSSLEEAAEVDGATISQRFRHILLPQLMPVIALLSVLRFIMTFNKFDDIYLLTGGGSGTDVVAVRVYDFLTSRYDVGAASAQALVLAVVLMALLGIYFKFFGKKVQEESA; translated from the coding sequence ATGAGCACAATCCAGAGCGCCGCGAAGAAGCGCCGCTACCGGCCACAGACCTCCAGCAGGCGGGAGAACCGCGCGGGCCTCGCCTTCGTCACCCCCACCTTCCTGGTCGTCCTGGTCGTCGTGATCCTGCCGATCCTGTGGACCGTCCTGCTCGCCTTCCAGAACTCCAAGCTCGTCAACATTCAGGAGAACGGTCTCTTCGGCCGCTGGACCCTGGACAACTTCGAGCAGGTCTTCGGCTCGCCCGGCTTCTGGAGCAGCCTCGGCACCACACTGCTCTACACGATCGGAGCCACCGCAGGCTCCGTGATCCTCGGCCTCGTCGCGGCCCTCGCACTGCGGCGGCCGTTCCGCGGCCGCGGCGCCCTGCGAGCCGCGATGCTCCTCCCGTACGTCGCGCCGGTCGTCGCCGTCTCCTTCGTCTGGGAGGTCGCGCTCAGCCCGCAGTACGGAATCGTCAACGAATGGGGCCGTCGGCTCTTCGGCTGGGACGACCCGATCGCCTTCCTCTCCACCCGGTCGTACGAAGTCGGCCTGCTCGGCGTCCACTTCGACATCCCGCTGGCGCTGCTCACCGTCATCGCCTTCGAGACCTGGCGGTACTTCCCCTTCGCCTTCCTCTTCATGCTCGCCCGCCTCCAAGCGGTCCCCAGCAGTCTGGAGGAGGCCGCCGAGGTCGACGGAGCCACCATCTCGCAGCGTTTCCGGCACATTCTGCTGCCGCAGCTGATGCCCGTCATCGCCCTGCTGTCCGTCCTGCGCTTCATCATGACGTTCAACAAGTTCGATGACATCTATCTCCTCACCGGTGGCGGTTCTGGTACAGATGTCGTCGCTGTCCGCGTCTACGACTTCCTCACCTCCCGCTACGACGTCGGAGCCGCGTCGGCCCAGGCCCTCGTCCTCGCCGTCGTGCTCATGGCCCTGCTCGGCATCTACTTCAAGTTCTTCGGCAAGAAGGTTCAGGAGGAGTCGGCATGA
- a CDS encoding sugar phosphate isomerase/epimerase family protein has protein sequence MIKTACQEQLLPGNSLHEKWSFAQDAGYDAIELRSKGDFHFRDRLPELKQALTDGVVMPTVCVDMLHFFAAFDDTQRRDALEQMKSQLSVAAEIGALGVQTPASYGMFSRRLPPFEPPRTEEQDRDVLLAGLTELGEHARKEGVTLYLEPLNRYEDHMVNRLEQAANLIRTVGLDSVRIGIDSYHMNIEEADPSAAILAAAPYIGHAQVSDSNRFQPGAGHLDWPAWLGALHTIGFEGYLAAECRLTGDPVEAVRSIPAFLRRSGA, from the coding sequence ATGATCAAGACCGCCTGCCAGGAACAACTGCTCCCCGGCAACTCGCTCCATGAGAAATGGTCGTTCGCCCAGGACGCCGGCTACGACGCCATCGAACTGCGCTCCAAGGGCGACTTCCACTTCCGTGACCGCCTGCCCGAGCTGAAGCAAGCCCTCACCGACGGTGTCGTCATGCCCACCGTCTGTGTCGACATGCTGCACTTCTTCGCAGCGTTCGACGACACCCAGCGCCGGGACGCGCTGGAGCAGATGAAGTCGCAGCTGAGCGTCGCGGCAGAGATAGGTGCTCTTGGCGTGCAGACCCCGGCCTCGTACGGAATGTTCTCGCGTCGCCTGCCCCCCTTCGAACCGCCGCGCACGGAGGAGCAGGACCGCGACGTGCTGCTCGCCGGCCTGACGGAGCTGGGCGAACACGCGCGCAAGGAGGGCGTCACCCTCTACCTGGAGCCGCTGAACCGGTACGAGGACCACATGGTCAATCGCTTGGAGCAGGCCGCGAACCTGATCCGTACGGTCGGGCTGGACTCGGTCCGTATCGGTATCGACAGCTACCACATGAACATCGAGGAAGCCGATCCGTCGGCTGCCATCCTCGCTGCCGCCCCGTACATCGGCCATGCCCAGGTCAGCGACTCCAACCGGTTCCAGCCGGGGGCCGGGCACCTGGACTGGCCGGCCTGGCTCGGCGCCCTGCACACCATCGGCTTCGAGGGCTACCTCGCGGCCGAGTGCCGGCTGACCGGCGACCCCGTTGAGGCCGTCCGTTCGATCCCCGCGTTCCTTCGGAGGTCCGGCGCGTGA
- a CDS encoding zinc-binding alcohol dehydrogenase: MERVVQFTGPRQVEVAEHESSPLPPGHLRVRTRYSGISAGTELTAYRGTNPYLTRTWDAGARLFRDGAAGIEYPVAGWGYSEVGEVTEVSPELVGTPGMPVTGDVVWGIWGHRSEGIVPAERMVGHTLPAGLEPLAGAFARVGAIAYNAVLAADIHLGEDIAVFGQGVIGLLTTRLAQLNGARVTAVDALDDRLETARAYGARHTLNARTDSVAERIREATGGMGADVAIEISGVYPALHEALRSVTVGGRVVASGFYQGDGTGLRLGDEFHHNRVQLICSQIGGVPPQLAGRWTVERLQQTFLSLVAEGQVDVESLVSHTVPVEDAAGAYVLLDERPADALQVVLEF, translated from the coding sequence GTGGAACGCGTCGTCCAGTTCACCGGCCCTCGTCAGGTCGAAGTCGCCGAGCACGAGAGCTCGCCCCTTCCTCCCGGGCACCTGCGAGTACGCACCAGGTACTCCGGCATTTCCGCCGGAACCGAGCTCACCGCCTACCGGGGCACGAACCCGTATCTCACCCGCACCTGGGACGCCGGGGCCCGGCTCTTCCGCGACGGTGCAGCAGGCATCGAGTACCCGGTGGCGGGCTGGGGTTACTCCGAGGTCGGCGAGGTCACGGAGGTCTCCCCCGAGCTCGTCGGTACGCCGGGCATGCCGGTGACCGGCGATGTGGTCTGGGGTATCTGGGGTCACCGCAGCGAGGGCATCGTGCCGGCCGAGCGCATGGTGGGACACACACTGCCCGCCGGGCTCGAACCCCTGGCAGGGGCCTTCGCCCGGGTCGGCGCCATCGCGTACAACGCCGTACTGGCTGCCGACATCCACCTCGGCGAGGACATCGCCGTATTCGGCCAGGGTGTGATCGGCCTCCTCACCACGCGCCTTGCTCAGCTCAACGGCGCCCGGGTCACCGCAGTCGACGCCCTCGACGACCGGCTCGAGACGGCCCGAGCCTACGGAGCGCGGCACACCTTGAACGCCCGCACCGACAGCGTCGCCGAACGCATCCGTGAAGCCACCGGTGGCATGGGCGCCGATGTCGCCATCGAGATAAGCGGCGTGTATCCGGCGCTCCACGAGGCTCTGCGCTCGGTCACCGTCGGTGGCCGGGTCGTCGCGTCCGGCTTCTACCAGGGCGACGGGACAGGGCTGCGACTCGGCGACGAGTTCCACCACAACCGCGTACAGCTGATCTGCTCCCAGATCGGCGGTGTCCCGCCGCAGCTCGCGGGACGCTGGACCGTGGAGCGGCTCCAGCAGACGTTCCTGTCCCTGGTGGCGGAAGGCCAGGTCGACGTGGAATCCCTGGTCAGCCACACCGTCCCGGTGGAGGACGCCGCCGGTGCCTACGTCCTGCTGGACGAGCGGCCCGCGGATGCGCTCCAGGTCGTACTGGAGTTCTGA
- a CDS encoding Gfo/Idh/MocA family protein: MSRITGLPQGPWTYPPVRVGLVGAGPWARAMHARMLAAGPETTLTAVWARRPEAAAEVANAYGAHAAGSFEELLDQCEAIAFAVPPTVQAGLAVQAAAAGRALLLEKPLGADLAAARAVADAVAEHGVISQLVLTKRYHPTTREFLAEAATREVIGARSCYLHGAFLGGEFATSWRLEHGALLDLGPHLLDLLDSAVAPIVSVRGTGDPRRWIELTCEHSNGAVSQASLSGSVNLPRARTRVELFGPSDELVYDTAGIDHEECWPVLRSEFATAVRTGIGTGIDAARGLQLQELMQQVIVDR; encoded by the coding sequence ATGTCCCGAATAACGGGCCTGCCCCAAGGCCCCTGGACCTACCCTCCGGTCCGCGTCGGCCTCGTCGGCGCAGGACCGTGGGCGCGCGCGATGCACGCCCGGATGCTGGCCGCCGGCCCGGAAACCACTTTGACCGCCGTATGGGCACGGCGCCCGGAAGCGGCAGCCGAGGTGGCGAATGCCTACGGGGCCCACGCCGCCGGTTCCTTCGAGGAGCTGCTCGATCAATGCGAGGCGATCGCCTTCGCCGTGCCGCCCACCGTTCAGGCCGGCCTCGCCGTTCAGGCGGCAGCCGCCGGACGGGCACTACTCCTGGAAAAACCACTGGGAGCGGACCTCGCCGCCGCACGCGCCGTTGCCGACGCGGTGGCCGAGCACGGCGTCATTTCGCAACTCGTCCTCACCAAGCGGTACCACCCGACCACCCGGGAGTTCCTTGCCGAGGCTGCAACCCGTGAGGTCATCGGCGCTCGGTCCTGCTATCTGCACGGCGCCTTCCTCGGCGGGGAGTTCGCGACATCCTGGCGGCTGGAGCACGGCGCGCTGCTCGACCTCGGCCCGCACCTGCTTGACCTGCTGGACAGCGCTGTCGCGCCGATCGTCTCCGTACGCGGCACGGGCGACCCGCGCCGTTGGATCGAGCTGACCTGCGAACACAGCAACGGCGCTGTCAGCCAGGCCTCACTGTCCGGTAGCGTCAACCTGCCCCGTGCCAGGACGCGCGTCGAGCTCTTCGGCCCGTCCGATGAACTCGTCTACGACACGGCAGGCATCGACCACGAGGAATGTTGGCCCGTTCTCAGAAGCGAGTTCGCCACTGCCGTACGCACCGGTATCGGCACCGGGATCGACGCGGCCCGCGGCCTTCAACTGCAGGAGCTGATGCAGCAGGTCATCGTCGATCGTTGA
- a CDS encoding glycogen debranching N-terminal domain-containing protein, which produces MNGTADITLVRAGTFAVLGAEGGITGRRGTSPDGLFRRDARHLSLWSLSVDGAAPTVLVPPDGDEPSVCVLTPPGTRDEPPAYTVFREQALGDGLLTERLRLVSNRADNTTAIVNLCVDSDFADQFELRSDGRHYNKDGARRTVRVESDGVTFGYARGDWLSRTTVTTAPAPDAIEPLGAEGTAHRLEWQLSLAGHGTAELLLTVAAHPHGSPAPKPLVTPSEAASVGAADTAAFVGEVQLPMPDDSPAGLAAACARGLADLATLRVPTIGPDGEELRVPGAGVPWFLTLFGRDSLLTSHFALPYRPELAADTLAALAATQGSRYDADRGEQPGRMVHEIRHGELAHFRQVPYGRYYGSVDATPLFLVLLDSYTQATGESALAARLEPHARAAIAWMFRDGGLEHDGYLRYTPDPNGLVNQNWKDSAGAICFRNGTQAEGPIAVAEAQGYAYDALVRTARLSREVWNDPGWANELDAAAAALRTRFLRDFWMPEPDFPALALDGQGRQVDSLASDAGHLLWSGILDRSHAQRVGRRLLQPDFFSGWAIRTLAAGQPGYHPLSYHRGTCWPHDNAIILLGLARCGLAPEARTLALSLLEAAAHHDNRLPEVMAGYGRAEHPKPLPYPHSCTPQAWAAATPLAILTALLHADGST; this is translated from the coding sequence GTGAACGGTACAGCGGACATCACCCTCGTCCGCGCGGGCACCTTCGCCGTCCTCGGCGCCGAGGGAGGTATCACAGGCCGCCGCGGTACGTCTCCCGACGGCCTTTTCCGACGCGATGCACGGCATCTGAGTCTCTGGTCCCTGTCGGTCGACGGCGCGGCACCCACCGTGCTCGTACCCCCCGACGGTGACGAGCCCTCCGTCTGCGTACTGACCCCACCGGGTACTCGTGACGAGCCGCCTGCCTACACGGTCTTCCGTGAGCAGGCACTCGGTGACGGACTCCTGACGGAGCGGCTCCGATTGGTCAGCAACCGAGCGGACAACACCACCGCGATCGTGAACCTGTGTGTCGACTCCGACTTCGCCGATCAGTTCGAACTCCGGTCCGACGGACGGCATTACAACAAGGACGGCGCCCGTCGCACTGTCCGTGTCGAGAGCGACGGAGTGACCTTCGGGTACGCACGCGGTGACTGGCTCTCCCGTACGACCGTCACCACCGCCCCCGCACCGGACGCCATCGAGCCCCTCGGCGCAGAGGGCACGGCCCACCGGCTGGAGTGGCAGCTGTCCCTCGCCGGGCACGGAACGGCGGAACTGCTGCTGACCGTTGCAGCACACCCGCACGGCTCACCCGCCCCGAAGCCGCTCGTCACGCCGTCCGAAGCCGCGTCGGTGGGTGCGGCCGACACCGCGGCCTTCGTCGGCGAAGTGCAGCTCCCGATGCCTGACGACTCGCCCGCCGGACTGGCCGCAGCATGCGCCCGCGGTCTGGCCGACCTGGCAACGCTGCGGGTGCCCACCATCGGTCCTGACGGCGAGGAGCTGCGCGTTCCCGGCGCCGGAGTTCCTTGGTTCCTCACCCTTTTCGGCCGCGACTCCCTCCTCACCTCCCACTTCGCACTGCCCTACCGGCCGGAACTCGCCGCAGACACACTCGCAGCGCTCGCGGCAACGCAGGGCTCACGGTACGACGCAGACCGAGGTGAACAGCCAGGCCGTATGGTCCACGAAATCCGCCACGGCGAATTGGCCCACTTCCGCCAAGTGCCGTACGGCCGCTACTACGGATCCGTGGACGCAACCCCACTCTTCCTCGTGCTCCTCGACAGCTACACGCAGGCCACCGGCGAAAGCGCACTCGCCGCCCGTCTCGAACCACACGCACGTGCGGCCATTGCATGGATGTTCCGGGACGGCGGCCTGGAGCATGACGGCTACCTCCGCTACACCCCCGACCCCAACGGACTGGTCAACCAGAACTGGAAAGATTCCGCCGGGGCAATCTGCTTCCGCAACGGCACCCAGGCCGAGGGGCCGATCGCGGTCGCCGAGGCTCAGGGATACGCATACGACGCGCTGGTCCGTACCGCCAGGCTGTCCCGCGAGGTCTGGAACGACCCTGGCTGGGCCAACGAACTGGACGCGGCGGCCGCCGCTCTGCGCACGCGCTTCCTCCGGGACTTCTGGATGCCGGAACCCGACTTTCCCGCCCTCGCGCTGGACGGACAGGGGCGGCAGGTCGACTCGCTCGCGTCCGACGCCGGGCACCTGTTGTGGTCAGGCATTCTCGACCGGTCCCACGCACAACGTGTCGGACGGCGACTGCTGCAGCCCGACTTCTTCTCCGGATGGGCCATCCGCACGCTGGCCGCCGGGCAGCCCGGCTACCACCCGCTCTCCTACCATCGCGGCACATGCTGGCCGCACGACAACGCCATCATTCTGCTCGGACTAGCCCGCTGCGGTCTGGCACCCGAGGCACGCACGCTGGCCCTGAGCCTCCTGGAGGCGGCCGCGCACCACGACAACCGCCTGCCAGAGGTAATGGCGGGGTACGGGCGCGCGGAACACCCGAAGCCGCTGCCCTATCCGCACTCCTGCACACCGCAGGCCTGGGCAGCGGCAACCCCTCTGGCGATCCTCACAGCCCTCCTGCACGCGGACGGGAGCACCTGA
- a CDS encoding ROK family transcriptional regulator, with protein MAGNQASAGHLLQLIRSGEATTRGELQQATGLSRSTVGHRLDQLFGAGWLRGAAGASTGGRPSARLEFDPTHAVVLVADLETRHGRAAVLDLAGTILAERTGDLVIADGPDVVLDRLARWFGPLLDEACVGPDRVCGVGLSVPGPVDWESAQIVQPPIMPGWDRFPVRERVRDAFAEHVGRPSTPGPLPVFVDNDANLMALAEQRENHPDCGAFLLVKASTGIGAGVVVGGEVYRGIDGGAGDIGHIRLHDRPDALCMCGSYGCLAAVASGRSIAEQLTAAGFPTTSGSDVRDHLAAGQPDAVRLAREAGQRIGEVLVTVVTLLNPGVLMLGGDLAGTPFLTGVRELLYQRALPRTTAHLSVTISTLGDRAALVGAAAMVIDHLYAPDRADARLAALARGDSVR; from the coding sequence ATGGCAGGAAACCAGGCGAGTGCGGGACACCTGCTGCAGCTCATCCGCAGCGGCGAGGCCACCACACGCGGGGAGTTGCAGCAAGCGACGGGACTGTCCCGGTCGACCGTCGGGCACCGCCTCGATCAGCTCTTCGGAGCCGGCTGGCTGCGCGGTGCCGCCGGCGCCTCCACCGGTGGACGCCCCTCCGCACGGCTGGAGTTCGACCCGACCCATGCCGTGGTGCTCGTAGCCGACCTGGAGACCCGGCACGGTCGCGCCGCCGTGCTCGACCTCGCCGGGACGATCCTTGCCGAACGCACCGGTGACCTGGTGATCGCAGACGGCCCCGATGTGGTCCTGGACCGGCTCGCGCGCTGGTTCGGCCCGCTCCTCGACGAGGCGTGCGTCGGGCCTGACCGGGTCTGCGGGGTCGGCCTCTCCGTACCGGGGCCGGTCGACTGGGAGTCGGCGCAGATCGTTCAGCCGCCGATAATGCCCGGCTGGGACCGGTTCCCGGTACGGGAACGGGTGCGCGACGCCTTCGCGGAACACGTCGGCCGACCGTCCACCCCAGGACCCCTGCCAGTCTTCGTCGACAACGACGCCAACCTGATGGCACTGGCCGAGCAGCGCGAGAACCACCCCGACTGCGGAGCTTTCCTCCTGGTCAAGGCATCGACCGGAATCGGCGCCGGAGTCGTTGTCGGCGGTGAGGTCTACCGCGGAATCGACGGGGGAGCGGGCGACATCGGCCACATCCGGCTCCACGACCGTCCCGACGCACTCTGCATGTGCGGCTCCTACGGCTGCCTGGCAGCTGTCGCCAGCGGCCGTTCCATCGCCGAACAACTGACAGCGGCCGGGTTTCCCACCACCTCGGGTTCCGATGTGCGCGACCATCTCGCCGCTGGACAGCCCGATGCCGTGCGGCTCGCCCGGGAGGCCGGGCAGCGCATCGGCGAGGTCCTTGTCACGGTGGTGACACTGCTCAACCCCGGCGTCCTGATGCTCGGCGGAGACCTCGCGGGCACCCCCTTTCTCACCGGCGTACGGGAACTCCTCTACCAGCGGGCGCTGCCTCGAACCACCGCCCATCTCTCCGTGACCATCTCCACCCTCGGCGACCGCGCGGCTCTGGTCGGGGCTGCGGCCATGGTCATCGACCACCTCTACGCCCCCGACAGGGCAGACGCCCGGCTCGCTGCACTCGCCCGCGGCGACAGTGTCCGCTGA